A single Zootoca vivipara chromosome 1, rZooViv1.1, whole genome shotgun sequence DNA region contains:
- the NKX2-1 gene encoding homeobox protein Nkx-2.1 — protein MSMSPKHTTPFSVSDILSPLEESYKKVAMEGSNLGAPLAAYRQSQVAQPAMQQHPMGHNGTVTAAYHMTAAGVPQLSHTAMGGYCNGNMGDLPPYQDTMRNSASATGWYGANPDPRFSTISRFMGPSSGMNMGGMGSLSSLGDVSKSMAPLQSTPRRKRRVLFSQAQVYELERRFKQQKYLSAPEREHLASMIHLTPTQVKIWFQNHRYKMKRQAKDKAAQQQMQQDGASCQQQQQQQQHSPRRVAVPVLVKDGKPCQAGSNTPTAAAALQGHHQQQAAATAITVASNGASLGQHQSHQASSAGQSPDLGQHAGSSPSSLQSQVSALSHLNSSSSDYGTAMSCSTLLYGRTW, from the exons ATGTCGATGAGCCCAAAGCATACGACTCCTTTCTCAGTGTCTGACatcttgagccccttggaggaaagctACAAGAAAGTGGCCATGGAGGGGAGTAACTTGGGGGCTCCTCTGGCAGCTTACAGGCAGTCGCAGGTGGCGCAGCCGGCCATGCAGCAGCACCCCATGGGCCACAACGGGACGGTCACCGCTGCCTACCACATGACAGCCGCCGGGGTCCCTCAGCTCTCGCACACCGCCATGGGGGGCTACTGCAATGGCAACATGGGAGACCTTCCACCTTACCAGGACACCATGAGGAACAGCGCTTCCGCCACCGGCTGGTACGGGGCGAACCCGGACCCCCGCTTCTCCACAA tcTCCCGCTTCATGGGCCCGTCGTCGGGGATGAACATGGGCGGCATGGGCAGCCTGAGCTCGCTGGGCGACGTGAGCAAGAGCATGGCCCCACTGCAGAGCACGCCCCGTCGGAAGCGCCGCGTGCTCTTCTCGCAGGCGCAGGTGTACGAGCTGGAGAGGCGCTTCAAGCAGCAGAAGTACCTGTCGGCGCCCGAGCGGGAGCACCTGGCCAGCATGATCCATCTGACGCCCACGCAAGTCAAGATCTGGTTCCAGAACCATCGCTACAAGATGAAGCGGCAGGCCAAGGACAAGGCGGCGCAGCAGCAGATGCAGCAGGACGGCGCCtcttgccagcagcagcagcagcagcagcagcactcgccCCGACGGGTGGCAGTCCCGGTCCTGGTCAAGGACGGCAAGCCCTGTCAGGCGGGCTCCAACACGCCCACGGCAGCGGCGGCGCTCCAgggccaccaccagcagcaggctgctgccaccgccatcaCCGTGGCCTCCAACGGCGCCAGCCTGGGACAGCACCAGAGCCACCAAGCCAGTAGCGCCGGCCAGTCGCCAGACTTGGGCCAGCACGCGGGAAGCAGCCCCTCGTCCCTCCAGAGCCAGGTGTCGGCTCTGTCCCACCTGAACTCGTCCAGCTCGGACTATGGGACGGCCATGTCTTGCTCCACCTTGCTATATGGGAGGACCTGGTGA